A stretch of Halostagnicola kamekurae DNA encodes these proteins:
- a CDS encoding CAP domain-containing protein, translating into MKRLTRSVAITAVTAMLVLGLIGTAAAVPASSTATNDTGEVDSSESGDINITAVEQYVHEAVNEERTADGADELEFDSELRNVAQEHSEDMADRGYFSHVDPDGNAFTDRYADAGYECSVNGYTGGENIAQTWYDTPVNTGDGTIVHYEDERELGYGIAEQWMNSPGHKENLLADHWENQGIGIHVTDTDQVFATQNFC; encoded by the coding sequence ATGAAGCGACTCACAAGATCGGTAGCTATCACGGCAGTCACGGCGATGCTCGTTCTGGGTCTGATCGGTACCGCGGCCGCAGTACCCGCCTCGAGTACGGCCACGAACGACACGGGAGAAGTCGATAGCAGCGAAAGCGGTGATATCAACATAACTGCCGTCGAGCAGTACGTCCACGAGGCGGTGAACGAGGAACGCACTGCAGACGGCGCAGACGAACTCGAGTTCGACAGCGAACTCCGAAACGTCGCACAGGAACACAGCGAAGACATGGCCGATCGCGGCTACTTCTCCCACGTTGACCCGGATGGAAACGCGTTCACTGACAGGTACGCGGATGCGGGATACGAATGCAGCGTGAACGGGTACACCGGCGGCGAGAACATCGCACAGACGTGGTACGACACGCCGGTCAATACGGGCGACGGGACCATCGTACACTACGAAGACGAGCGAGAACTCGGCTACGGTATCGCCGAACAATGGATGAATTCACCGGGTCACAAGGAGAACCTCCTCGCCGACCACTGGGAGAATCAGGGAATCGGCATTCACGTCACTGATACCGATCAGGTGTTCGCCACGCAGAACTTCTGCTGA